The Cytobacillus oceanisediminis genomic interval GGCTGCATGTGTTGTGTGAGAAGCCAATGGCCATGAGAGCAGAAGAATGCATGAAAATGATTGATGCCAGAGACAGATCGGGAAAGGTTTTGGCCATAGCTTATCACTACCGGTTTATGAAAGAGGCTCAGGCTGCCAAAAAACTCATTGCAGAAGGTGAAATTGGCCTTCCATTTGCAGCCAGGGCAAGAGCGATGAGAAGAAGAAAGGTGCCGAGCTGGGGTGTTTTCACCAATAAGGAACTTCAGGGCGGAGGAAGTTTGATTGATTACGGGTGCCACTTGCTTGACCTCTCGCTTTGGCTTCTGGGAAACCCGGAGGAAGCCGAGGTTTCCGGTACTGCTTACAATATATTGAGCAGAATGCCTGAGCAGGTGAATCTATGGGGCAGTTTTGACCATCAATCCTTTAATGTCGATGATCATGTCACAGCTTACATAAAATTTGCGAATGGCGCATCCCTGCTTTTTGAAACCTCATGGTCGGCCAATATCGAACGGGATGATGAAAGCCTCAGCCTTTCAGGACAGGATGGAGGAATTGATTTATTCCCATTCAGTTTGAATCAATCCAAACATGGAATGCTGATTAATACACGTTCAGAGTGGCTGCCAGGGGAGGATGACTATGCTTTAGGTCAGGCACGGAACTTTATTGAGAGCTGTTTGGGGAGGGAAGAATTTATAGTTAAAGCGGAAGAAGCACTGCAGACAACCAGAATTATTGATGCGATTTATAAAAGCAGTGAAATGGGCAGAAGAGAAATAATTTAGAAGCCAGGAGGGGATTTGATGAAGCTCGGCGTATTTACCGTTTTATTTGCTGAGAAAAATTTTGAAGAAATGCTTGATCATGTGAAAGCTGCAGGGCTTAAGGCTGTTGAAATCGGAACGGGAGCATATCCCGGAAACGCTCACTGCTGCCTGCACGAGCTTTTAGAAAGTAAAGAACTCCGGGATGATTACCTGGACAAGGTTTTATCAAGAGGGCTTGAAATCAGCGCATTCAGCTGCCATGGCAATCCGATTTCACCTGATATAGCATTTGCAGAGGTATCGGACCGCGTTTTATATGACACGATTAAGTTAGCCAGCTTAATGAATGTTCCGGTTGTTAACTGTTTCTCCGGCACTGCAGGTGATGGGGAAGGGGCCAAGCATCCGAATTGGCCGGTTGCGCCATGGCCGAATGAATATGGAGAAGTGCTGAAATGGCAATGGGAGGAGAAACTCATTCCTTACTGGAAGAAAGCCGGACAATTTGCAAAAGACCATAATGTGAAAATTGGTCTTGAACTTCACGGCGGATTCCTTGTGCACACTCCTTATACACTTCTAAAATTAAGGGAAGAAACCTCTGACGCCATTGGAGCCAATTTAGACCCAAGCCATTTATGGTGGCAGGGAATCGACCCTGTAGCAGCAATAAAGATTCTGGGAAAAGAAAATGCCATTCATCATTTTCATGCAAAAGATACCTATATTGACCAGGAAAATGTTAATATGTATGGTTTAACGGATATGCAGCCGTATGGCAATGTCCAGACCAGGGCGTGGACCTTCAGGTCAGTAGGTTGCGGACACAGCCTGCAGGAATGGTCGGATATGATGAGCGCTTTGCGTACATTTGGGTATGATTACGTTGTCAGCATTGAGCACGAAGATCCGCTTATGTCTATAGAAGAAGGATTTACAAGGGCAGTAAGGAATCTTAAATCGATCTTAATCGAAGAGCAGCCTTCAGAAATGTGGTGGGTGTAAACATATTTAGCAGGGGAGGATGTTAAATCCTTTCCTGTATTTTCGACAAATTTCTCAAAAAAGGTTGACCATTCTGGCTGAATTTAGTATTATTAAATAGTTGATTCGACACAATGTTTATTTTGCTGTTGATAAAAATCGACATAGGATTTAGTCATAATTTCTTTAATGATTGAGTATATAGTCACAAATGCGGGTGTAGTTTAGTGGTAAAACCTCAGCCTTCCAAGCTGATGATGAGGGTTCGATTCCCTTCACCCGCTCCATACATAGCCAACGCAGTGTTTCGTTCAAAAAGAACGAGGTATTGCGTTTTTTCATTTTCTTTGGCTATTAAGCAAAAAAATCGGGCGGCATCCGCAGATTCCACTCGATTTTTTATAAACTTATTTAACATTCAATTACCTTAAAGTTTCCTTCTCCTCCATGAACTTGAGTGTACATGTTCATTAATGACTCAACCATTTTTTCAGCCTTTTCCATTTCCAGAGAAGGGCGCAGATATATGATTTGAACGGCATTTTTAGTCTGTTCCGTCACCGCTGTCCTTTCAGAGTCGACAAACGGACTGCCAAATGGCCCTGCCGCATCTTCACTAATAATTAAATTGGCAAGCGAATTGGGTCTTCCGTTTAAACCGTTATATTCTTCGCCTTCTTTGCCTAACCTGATAGTCAGATTGCCTGAAAGCTTATCGGCGTCATACACGCCAATCGGTATTTGATATTCCAGGGAAAAGAAGTTGTTAATATCTATGGAGCTGTTGACCGGCTGCAGATAATTTTGTTTTTTAATTCTTCTGTATAGTGCTTCTGCAGAGTGGCGGTAGCGATTTGGATCCTTGCCTGCTGTTTTGAAAATCTGTCTCCATTCTCTGATCCCTTCAAATTCTGTAACACTCTTGTCCTCTAAGTCAAAATAAATAGATTCCTGAAATAATTGGAGTCTGCCCTTTACCATTTGAGGAGATTGCCCGACTTCGATATTTTTATATGTAATGAATCCAATTTTAAATTGGGGAAATAACCTGCACAACTCGGGATCAATCATAATTTCCAAGCTTTCCACCTCCAAAATTACTTTAAAATAGTTTATCATAATAAGCGGTGATTCAATAAATTAAATACTTTCATATAAATATAATTTTCCATGAAAGGAGGTTACACAATGAATTTTGCCCTTTTTCAGCAGGAAGTGATTGAATACAGCAAAACAATTGGCATAGATAAAATCGGTTTTACAGCAGCCAGCACTTTTGATGAGATGAAAAATAGACTGATTCGCCAGCAGGAACTTCAATATCAATCAGGATTTGAAGAGCCTGATATTGAGAAGAGGGTGAGTCCCAGCCTGCTAATGGACATGCCCAGGTCCATTATCTCAATTGCTGTTGCTTATCCTTCAAAAATGAAGGTCAGAGTTGTCAGCAAAAGAGGTGAAAGAAGAGGAATTTTCTGCCGCGCTTCATGGGGGAAAGACTATCATCATATCCTGAGGGAACGTCTTCAGAAGCTTGAAGAATTCATTCAATCAAGAATTCCTGAGGCGATATGCAAATCCATGGTGGATACAGGTGAGCTGGTGGATCGGGCCGTAGCACAGCGTGCCGGAATTGGCTGGAGCGGAAAAAACTGTTCCATCATCACACCGGAATTCGGATCGTATGTCTATCTCGGAGAAATGATAACGAATCTGCCTTTTGAGCCGGATAAACCAATGGAAGACGGATGCGGAAGCTGTAATAAATGTGTTGACGTCTGTCCTACTGGAGCTTTAATACAGGGAGGTCAGCTTGATGCACAGAAATGCATAGCGTTTCTGACGCAGACAAAAGGCTTTCTTGCAGAGCCGTTTAGAGAAAAACTTGGGAACAGACTTTATGGATGCGATACCTGTCAAACCGTATGCCCTGAAAATAAAGGCAAGGATTTTCATCTGCACGAAGAAATGGAGCCGGATCCTGAAGTGGCAAAGCCTCTTTTAAGGCCGCTTCTATTTATCAGCAACCGTGAATTTAAAGAAAAGTATGGCCCGGTTTCAGGCTCCTGGAGAGGGAAGAAACCGATCCAGCGAAATGCCATTATCGCCTTGGCTCACTACAAAGACGAAACAGCTGTAGAAGATCTGATTAAAGTCATGACAGAAGATCCTCGGCCGGTGATCCGTGGAACGGCTGCATGGGCACTCGGGAAAATTGGCGGTGAGGAATCACTGGCTGCCCTGGAACAGGCTTTGCAGCAGGAAAAAGACGGAGAGGTCATTGCTGAGATTGAAAAAGGTTTAAGTTTTATTGAACAATGATGAGGGAGTAATCTCCCTCTTTTTTTATGGACACATAGAGAAACTAGTAGGCCCGGCTGATTTACTGTTATTTTGCACGAAAAATTAAGCAAAGTCCTCTGCTTCCTCTCATATGTATTGAATAGGAGAGGAGTGAGATGCGTGAGGGACCAGCTTCAGGAGCTGTTAATAAAAAGAGTGCAGCAGTGCGTTTCCCATTCAAGAAGTTCAATTCATACCTGCCCTAAGATTGAAAAGAAGAAAGAATCTCTTTCCGGCCGGTCCGGTGAGATTGTTAAGGCCCAGGCAACCGGAAAAGTGATCACGGTCGGCAGGGAGAAGGATGATGTGAAGCAGGTTGAATACAAAGTTCATTTTAAATATTTAATTAAGCAAAAAGGTGTATTCTATATGGAAGAAGAAATTGAAGAGCGCACAGCCGACTTTTATAAAGGAGTGTTTGTCGAGGATCGGGAGAAAAACCCTTTTAAAGAAATTCAAAAAGATGAAGCCTCTCCAGACCGTGAATATGGAGAGGAAAAAAGGCTTGAGTATGAGTATGACCGCATGAAGGCAGTGCAGTATGCAGAAAAATGGTGGAACAGCTATAATCCGGCTTATAAAAAATTTGAAGTGGATTGCACGAATTATATTTCCCAGTGTCTTCATGTAGGCGGCGGACCGATGAGAGGGTTTCCTAACCGCGGAAAAGGATGGTGGATGAGAAGCGGGAATTGGAGCTACAGCTGGACAGTAGCGAATTCATTGCGGTGGTATCTGCCGAGTTCGAATTCGGGGTTAAGAGCGGAGGAAGTCTCCAGTCCGGATCAGCTCTTAATTGGAGATGTTATTTGCTATGATTTTCAGGGAGACGGGCGATTTGACCATACAACAATCGTGACGGGAAAAGATGCCTCCGGTATGCCCCTGGTCAATGCCCATACTTATAACAGCCGAATGCGCTATTGGGCTTATGAAGATTCAACAGCCTATACACCCAATATTAAATATAAATTTTTGACTATAGCCGATGACCAGTAATTTGTATGGTGATTTCAAAGTGATATAATAACACATGCAGATTTAATTTAGAGGTGAAAAAAGTGGGATTGCATGTAGTATTATATCAGCCGGAAATTCCGGCCAACACTGGTAATATAGCACGTACTTGCGCGGCTACTGATACGACATTGCATCTGGTCCGGCCGCTTGGCTTCTCGACGGAAGATAAAATGCTGAAGCGTGCAGGCTTGGATTATTGGCAATTTGTTAATATTGTTTATCATGAATCATTGGACGATTTCTTTAATAGCAGTGAAGGCGGTGAATATTTCTACTTAACGAAGTATGGCGCCAAGCCGCATTCCGCTTTCGATTACAGCAATGTCGGGAAGGATTATTATTTTATATTCGGCAAAGAAACGACGGGCCTTCCGAAGGATATTATTGAAAGCAACATAGAGCGCGCATTAAGGATTCCAATGAACGATAAAGTCCGTTCGCTTAATTTATCCAACAGTGCAGCCATTCTTGTTTATGAAGCACTTCGGCAGCAGGATTACTTGCATTTAAAATAGGAAACAGAAGGCCTGATATTTTTCGGGCCTTTTCCTTTGGAGAAAACTTTCCTTTCTGGGTAAAATGAAAAAGTACATATGGAAAGGATGAGATGTGATGAATGAAGTTACCAATTTGCTGATGGACCATCGCTCCGTGCGCCACTTTGAGGACAAGCCTCTTTCCCGCGAGCAGATAGAAACGATTGTACTTTCTGCTCAAGCCGCGTCCACCTCAAGTTTTGTTCAAGCGTATTCAATAATCGGTCTTACCGATAAAGTGAAGAAAGCGAAACTTGCTGAATTTGCAGGCAATCAGAATTATGTAGCAGAAAATGGACATTTTTTCGTGTTTTGTGCTGATTTGCATCGTCATGAAGTCATGGGACAAATGGAAAACATCAATGTAATTCCTTCCATTGAAAGCACAGAGAAATTTATGGTGGCTGTCATTGATGCAGCATTGGCTGCCCAGAATGCTGCAGTTGCTGCTGAATCGCTGGGATTGGGAATCTGCTATATTGGCGGAATAAGAAACAATCTTGAAGGGGTAGCTGAGCTTTTAAAAACCCCGAATCGCGTGATTCCTTTGTTTGGACTGGCTGTTGGCTACCCTTCCAAAAAGAACGATAAAAAGCCGAGGCTGCCTCTTCAGCACATATACCATGAAAATGAATATAATCAGGATGAAACTGCCTACCGCGAAGAGCTGGAAGTGTATAATAACATCATTTCCGAGTACTATAATGAGCGTACGGGCGGAAAGCGGAATGACACGTGGACTGGTCAAATCGCCGGCATGCTCGAAAAGCAGACACGAATGTATATGAAGGATTTTGTACAGAAGAAAAAGATGGATTTAAGGTAGGGGTATATTGGGACACCAAGAGTCTGTGCTTCAAATAAGAAAAAAGCTGCTGAATTGATCAGCAGCTTATTTTTTGCTTACGCCTGGCTTGTCATCATAACCAGCAGTGAAAATAGCAGCAAGGAAAGCAACCATTACACCGATAATAATAATTGTACCCATGTATATGTAATCCTCCTTTAGCGGTATATCGATAGGCAAGCATGTAAATATAAGCTTATTATAGCCCAAAAATGAATAACTGTGAATGAAAAGTATGGAGTTTTTTTTACAGTTAGATCGCGCAGCAAAGTGTTCCTTATAATTAATCCCCGTAAAAAGTACAAACCAAACTCTCAATAGTTTACGCATGTTCGATTGCCGGGGCGCATAGAGTATATTAATCGTCTCTGATAATGCGACAGGGGGAGGTCCTTATGGATATTCTAAAAAAAATTGAGATGTACAGACACGAAGAGGAAAAGCTTAAATGGGAAGGGACTTTTGGAGAGTATTTAGAAATTATTAAAGAGAAGCCATGGGTTGCCCAGTCAGCACATTCACGGGTATATAGCATGATTAAAGATGCCGGTGTGGAAGAAGTGAAGGGGCAAAAAAGATATCAGTTTTTCAGCAATCAGCTCTTTGGATTAGAAGAAGCTTTGGAAAGGTTAGTGGAAGAGTATTTCCATCCGGCAGCCAAACGCCTTGATGTCCGCAAAAGGATCCTTTTATTAATGGGACCGGTCAGCGGCGGTAAATCAACATTAGTGACGATGCTAAAAAGAGGTTTGGAACAATATTCTCATTCTGATAGGGGAGCGGTCTATGCTATTAAGGGTTGCCCGATGCATGAAGATCCGCTTCATTTAATCCCGCACCATCTCCGAAAGGATTTCTATGACGAATATGGAATTAGAATTGAAGGAAATTTATCGCCACTGAATAGCATGCGTCTTGAGCAGGAATATGGCGGCCGCATTGAGGATGTTTTGATTGAAAGGATCATTTTCTCGGAAGATCGAAGGGTAGGTATTGGAACTTTCAGCCCTTCAGATCCAAAATCACAGGATATTGCCGATCTGACTGGAAGCATTGACTTTTCAACCATTGCTGAATATGGTTCGGAGTCAGATCCTCGTGCCTATCGTTTCGATGGAGAACTAAATAAAGCAAACCGCGGTATGATGGAATTCCAGGAAATGCTGAAGTGCGACGAGAAGTTTTTATGGCATTTATTGTCACTGACTCAGGAAGGCAACTTTAAAGCTGGACGCTTCGCTCTGATTTCGGCAGATGAGCTAATTGTCGCTCACACGAATGAAACAGAGTATCGTTCATTCATTTCCAATAAAAAGAATGAAGCTTTGCATTCCAGGATAATTGTTATGCCAATCCCATATAATTTAAAGGTTTCAGAGGAAGAGAAGATTTACGATAAAATGATTCGTGAAAGCGATGTTTCCAACGTGCATATTGCACCGCATACTTTGAGGGTTGCAGCGATGTTTACGATTCTAACCCGCATGAAAGATCCGAAAAAAGGCGATATTGATTTAGTTAAGAAAATGCGTTTGTATGATGGAGAGAGCGTTGAAGGCTATAACAGAGCTGATGTGGAAGAATTGAAAAAAGAGCATGCAGATGAAGGCATGAGCGGTATTGACCCGCGCTATGTCATCAACAGGATCTCTTCTACAATCATCCGCAAAAATATCACAAGCATCAATGCGCTGGATGTATTGCGGTCGCTTAAAGAAGGTTTGGATCAGCATCCATCCATTACTCCAGAACTGAAAGAAAGATACCTGAACTTTATTTCTCTGGCCCGCAAGGAGTATGATGATATTGCGAAGAAAGAAGTTCAAAAGGCATTTGTTTACTCTTATGAAGAATCTGCGAAAACGCTTATGGAAAACTATCTTGATAATGTTGAAGCATACTGCAATAAAGCGAAGCTGCGCGACCCATTAACGGGTGAGGAAATCAGTCCGGATGAAAAGCTGATGCGCTCAATCGAAGAGCAGATTGGCATCTCCGAGAATGCGAAGAAAGCATTCAGGGAGGAAATCCTCATACGCATCTCAGCTTACGCAAGAAAAGGCAAGCGCTTTGACTATAATTCGCATGACCGTCTGCGTGAAGCTATCCAGAAGAAGCTTTTCGCTGACCTGAAAGATGTCGTAAAGATCACCACATCTTCAAAAACGCCTGATGAGCAGCAGCTGAAGAAGGTGAATGAGGTTGTAGCAAGATTAATTGACGAACATGGCTATAACTCAACATCAGCAAACGAACTGCTCCGCTATGTGGGAAGCTTGCTGAATCGATAAAAAGAAGGGCCTGGCAGAGTTCTGCCAGGCTTATTTTTAGGATGAAAAAGAAAAAACAGTGGTGTAATTGATAGATTTAATGAAAAATACCCCATATAAAAAAGAGGCTCCGAAAGCCTCTTCATCAATTTTTCTCTATTTTAAGTACAGCTTCTTTCTCTTTTTTCTGACATTCAGGACAAATTGGCTTGTTTTCAAGATAAACCGTCCGATCATACAGTGATAATTCACCGCACCAGCCGCAGCAAAGGATTTCGCTCATAAAAATCCCCCCTTTAGTATAATCCTATTTTCGCTTGGCCATATTTATGCAGCAGAACCTGCCTAAAAGTTTAGATAAGCCCAATTAGGGGTATAAATACATCAGAGGTGATATTCATGAAAAAGAAAGAATTAGATAAGAATTATACACCGAGAAACAGCTCAATGGCAGAGAATATTGAAGAAATGGAAAATCTGGGCAAGCAAATGGAAAATTTGCGGACCAATAAAGAATTAAAAGAGGATTATGATAAATATCCCGATCCCATTCAGAATAAAAACAAGGACAAGAACCTTCGCTAAACGCGGAGGTTTATTTTTGTTTAATGAGGCAAATCCCCATATTAAAAAATGGGCTTGTCCAAAAGATGCTGCGAATGTCTTATTGTCAAAATTATTTGTAAATTATTTTGTCTTCTCGCATATGATAGAGTAATAAACATTTCTTTGTATTGGTGCATTAATAACAAATTTGCTGCCGGGAAATGAGTCTATGAAAAGAAGGCAGACTGCTGAATTGGGGATGTTTCATCTTTTTTTGACACTCGAGATATTGTATGTTGGAAAGCTGTAATGTGTGAAATTTAATTTAAAAGGAGGGGTTAACATGACGAATGTCAATAACCATCAGTTTGTGATTTCCCAAGAAGATTGGTCCCTCCATCGCAAAGGCTATGATGACCAGCAGCGTCATCAGGATAAAGTCCAGGAAGCAATCCGCAACAATTTGCCTGATTTGATAACGGAAGAAAACATTGTAATGTCGAATGGGCGGGAAGTAGTGAAAATTCCGATTCGCTCATTGGATGAATACAAAATCCGTTATAACTATGATAAAAACAAACATGTCGGCCAAGGCGATGGAGATAGCCAGATTGGAGATGTAGTGGCACGTGATGGATCCGGCAGCCAGAAAGGACCCGGAAAGGGGCAAGGGGCAGGCGACCAGGCAGGCGAGGATTATTTTGAAGCTGAAGTATCACTGATGGAAATTGAAGAAGCATTATTTAAACAATTGGAATTGCCTAATTTAAAAAGAAAAGAGCAGGATGAAAACCTGGTAGAGGACATTGAATTTAATGATATCAGAAAGACTGGATTAATGGGCAATATTGATAAGAAACGCACCATGATGTCGGCATTTAAGCGCAATGCAATGAGTGGAAAAGCAGCGTTCCACCCAATTTATAAGGAAGATTTGAAGTTTAAGACCTGGAATGAAATTGTAAAGCCTGATTCAAAGGCTGTTGTGCTTGCGATGATGGATACGAGCGGCTCGATGGGGATCTGGGAAAAGTATATGGCCAGAAGCTTTTTCTTCTGGATGACGCGGTTTCTGAGAACCAAATATGAGACAGTCGAGATAGAATTTATTGCCCATCATACTGAAGCAAAGGTGGTCTCAGAAGAGGACTTTTTCTCAAAAGGAGAAAGCGGGGGAACCATTTGTTCATCTGCCTATCGTAAAGCACTTGAACTGATTGATGTCAAATACGACCCGCACAAATATAATATTTACCCTTTTCACTTCTCAGACGGTGATAACCTGACCTCTGACAACGCCCGCTGTGTTAAGCTAGTGGAAGACCTGATGAAGGTGTCCAATATGTTCGGATACGGTGAAGTAAACCAGTATAACCGCCACTCGACCCTGATGTCAGCCTATAAAAATATTAAAAATGAGGATTTCCGCTATTATATCCTTAAGCAAAAAGCAGATGTATTCCATGCGATGAAGAGTTTCTTCAAACAGGAGGAAGATAAGAAGAAGTACGCTTAAGAGAGGGGAACCTCTCTTTTTTATTCCGAAAAAAAGACCCCAATCGGGGGCCTTCTGCTATTTGAGCCTTTCTTTCGTATGTCGATCATCCCGGTTTAATTCAGCACTGGTTTTCACATCTGCAGACTTGGGTGAAACGTGAACACGATTGATTTCCTGATTATCGGCAGCACATGAGTTACGGGATTTATCTGCCAGTGTTTTGATATCTGCTTCATGGACAACTTCCCGGGCTGAAGCGCTTTCGAGGTACCCTTCTGAGTCTTCAGCAGTGATCCTCTGATTGTCCTCCTGGGAAGTGGGATAGTTCCCATAGTAGTCCGCGATTAAGACGTATTTTCCATCAAATACCATGCTTGCGTATTTATCCAGGTCATGTTCATCAAACCGTGTACCATCTTTTTTATCAGGATCCATTCCAGAACTTGTGGCTGGATCTTCTCCCATAAAAAGGGCTTTCACTGAATCAAGAAAGCGCTGATTGCCGAGCTCCTGGGATCCGACTATTCGCAAGTTCACTCCATGATTGTCTGCAAAGCTTTCAAGGTTCGCTCCATCTTTTGAAACAATCACCAGGTTGTCTTTCTGATACCCGTTTGACTCTGCCCCTTCAATAGCATCTTTTAGATCTTCCTGTGTATCATACCCGCCTACTAGTA includes:
- a CDS encoding Gfo/Idh/MocA family protein; its protein translation is MKKLRIGIIGAGGIAQSRHIPVLLKLSDRASVTAICDVNEDTAQLAAKKFGISSVFTDYKEVFSVTDAVVICTPNKFHAEITVAAMEAGLHVLCEKPMAMRAEECMKMIDARDRSGKVLAIAYHYRFMKEAQAAKKLIAEGEIGLPFAARARAMRRRKVPSWGVFTNKELQGGGSLIDYGCHLLDLSLWLLGNPEEAEVSGTAYNILSRMPEQVNLWGSFDHQSFNVDDHVTAYIKFANGASLLFETSWSANIERDDESLSLSGQDGGIDLFPFSLNQSKHGMLINTRSEWLPGEDDYALGQARNFIESCLGREEFIVKAEEALQTTRIIDAIYKSSEMGRREII
- a CDS encoding sugar phosphate isomerase/epimerase family protein, whose product is MKLGVFTVLFAEKNFEEMLDHVKAAGLKAVEIGTGAYPGNAHCCLHELLESKELRDDYLDKVLSRGLEISAFSCHGNPISPDIAFAEVSDRVLYDTIKLASLMNVPVVNCFSGTAGDGEGAKHPNWPVAPWPNEYGEVLKWQWEEKLIPYWKKAGQFAKDHNVKIGLELHGGFLVHTPYTLLKLREETSDAIGANLDPSHLWWQGIDPVAAIKILGKENAIHHFHAKDTYIDQENVNMYGLTDMQPYGNVQTRAWTFRSVGCGHSLQEWSDMMSALRTFGYDYVVSIEHEDPLMSIEEGFTRAVRNLKSILIEEQPSEMWWV
- a CDS encoding B3/B4 domain-containing protein gives rise to the protein MEIMIDPELCRLFPQFKIGFITYKNIEVGQSPQMVKGRLQLFQESIYFDLEDKSVTEFEGIREWRQIFKTAGKDPNRYRHSAEALYRRIKKQNYLQPVNSSIDINNFFSLEYQIPIGVYDADKLSGNLTIRLGKEGEEYNGLNGRPNSLANLIISEDAAGPFGSPFVDSERTAVTEQTKNAVQIIYLRPSLEMEKAEKMVESLMNMYTQVHGGEGNFKVIEC
- the queG gene encoding tRNA epoxyqueuosine(34) reductase QueG, with protein sequence MNFALFQQEVIEYSKTIGIDKIGFTAASTFDEMKNRLIRQQELQYQSGFEEPDIEKRVSPSLLMDMPRSIISIAVAYPSKMKVRVVSKRGERRGIFCRASWGKDYHHILRERLQKLEEFIQSRIPEAICKSMVDTGELVDRAVAQRAGIGWSGKNCSIITPEFGSYVYLGEMITNLPFEPDKPMEDGCGSCNKCVDVCPTGALIQGGQLDAQKCIAFLTQTKGFLAEPFREKLGNRLYGCDTCQTVCPENKGKDFHLHEEMEPDPEVAKPLLRPLLFISNREFKEKYGPVSGSWRGKKPIQRNAIIALAHYKDETAVEDLIKVMTEDPRPVIRGTAAWALGKIGGEESLAALEQALQQEKDGEVIAEIEKGLSFIEQ
- a CDS encoding amidase domain-containing protein; this encodes MRDQLQELLIKRVQQCVSHSRSSIHTCPKIEKKKESLSGRSGEIVKAQATGKVITVGREKDDVKQVEYKVHFKYLIKQKGVFYMEEEIEERTADFYKGVFVEDREKNPFKEIQKDEASPDREYGEEKRLEYEYDRMKAVQYAEKWWNSYNPAYKKFEVDCTNYISQCLHVGGGPMRGFPNRGKGWWMRSGNWSYSWTVANSLRWYLPSSNSGLRAEEVSSPDQLLIGDVICYDFQGDGRFDHTTIVTGKDASGMPLVNAHTYNSRMRYWAYEDSTAYTPNIKYKFLTIADDQ
- the trmL gene encoding tRNA (uridine(34)/cytosine(34)/5-carboxymethylaminomethyluridine(34)-2'-O)-methyltransferase TrmL translates to MGLHVVLYQPEIPANTGNIARTCAATDTTLHLVRPLGFSTEDKMLKRAGLDYWQFVNIVYHESLDDFFNSSEGGEYFYLTKYGAKPHSAFDYSNVGKDYYFIFGKETTGLPKDIIESNIERALRIPMNDKVRSLNLSNSAAILVYEALRQQDYLHLK
- the nfsA gene encoding oxygen-insensitive NADPH nitroreductase, whose protein sequence is MNEVTNLLMDHRSVRHFEDKPLSREQIETIVLSAQAASTSSFVQAYSIIGLTDKVKKAKLAEFAGNQNYVAENGHFFVFCADLHRHEVMGQMENINVIPSIESTEKFMVAVIDAALAAQNAAVAAESLGLGICYIGGIRNNLEGVAELLKTPNRVIPLFGLAVGYPSKKNDKKPRLPLQHIYHENEYNQDETAYREELEVYNNIISEYYNERTGGKRNDTWTGQIAGMLEKQTRMYMKDFVQKKKMDLR
- a CDS encoding PrkA family serine protein kinase, which encodes MDILKKIEMYRHEEEKLKWEGTFGEYLEIIKEKPWVAQSAHSRVYSMIKDAGVEEVKGQKRYQFFSNQLFGLEEALERLVEEYFHPAAKRLDVRKRILLLMGPVSGGKSTLVTMLKRGLEQYSHSDRGAVYAIKGCPMHEDPLHLIPHHLRKDFYDEYGIRIEGNLSPLNSMRLEQEYGGRIEDVLIERIIFSEDRRVGIGTFSPSDPKSQDIADLTGSIDFSTIAEYGSESDPRAYRFDGELNKANRGMMEFQEMLKCDEKFLWHLLSLTQEGNFKAGRFALISADELIVAHTNETEYRSFISNKKNEALHSRIIVMPIPYNLKVSEEEKIYDKMIRESDVSNVHIAPHTLRVAAMFTILTRMKDPKKGDIDLVKKMRLYDGESVEGYNRADVEELKKEHADEGMSGIDPRYVINRISSTIIRKNITSINALDVLRSLKEGLDQHPSITPELKERYLNFISLARKEYDDIAKKEVQKAFVYSYEESAKTLMENYLDNVEAYCNKAKLRDPLTGEEISPDEKLMRSIEEQIGISENAKKAFREEILIRISAYARKGKRFDYNSHDRLREAIQKKLFADLKDVVKITTSSKTPDEQQLKKVNEVVARLIDEHGYNSTSANELLRYVGSLLNR
- the yhbH gene encoding sporulation protein YhbH gives rise to the protein MTNVNNHQFVISQEDWSLHRKGYDDQQRHQDKVQEAIRNNLPDLITEENIVMSNGREVVKIPIRSLDEYKIRYNYDKNKHVGQGDGDSQIGDVVARDGSGSQKGPGKGQGAGDQAGEDYFEAEVSLMEIEEALFKQLELPNLKRKEQDENLVEDIEFNDIRKTGLMGNIDKKRTMMSAFKRNAMSGKAAFHPIYKEDLKFKTWNEIVKPDSKAVVLAMMDTSGSMGIWEKYMARSFFFWMTRFLRTKYETVEIEFIAHHTEAKVVSEEDFFSKGESGGTICSSAYRKALELIDVKYDPHKYNIYPFHFSDGDNLTSDNARCVKLVEDLMKVSNMFGYGEVNQYNRHSTLMSAYKNIKNEDFRYYILKQKADVFHAMKSFFKQEEDKKKYA
- a CDS encoding general stress protein, with protein sequence MKKNILVGGYDTQEDLKDAIEGAESNGYQKDNLVIVSKDGANLESFADNHGVNLRIVGSQELGNQRFLDSVKALFMGEDPATSSGMDPDKKDGTRFDEHDLDKYASMVFDGKYVLIADYYGNYPTSQEDNQRITAEDSEGYLESASAREVVHEADIKTLADKSRNSCAADNQEINRVHVSPKSADVKTSAELNRDDRHTKERLK